In Nocardioides marinus, one DNA window encodes the following:
- the ilvN gene encoding acetolactate synthase small subunit has translation MTKHTLSVLVEDQPGVLTRIAGLFSRRGFNIESLAVGPTEHEGISRMTIVVNVDQSPLEQVTKQLNKLVEVIKIVELDPTASVHRELVMVKVAATAENRGEVLDTVQLFRAKVVDVAPDAVTVQITGNAGKIADFLRIVEPFGIRELVQSGMVAIGRGSRSISERSLRPVSVPAPTAVGS, from the coding sequence ATGACCAAGCACACCCTCTCCGTCCTCGTCGAGGACCAGCCCGGTGTCCTGACCCGGATCGCGGGCCTGTTCTCCCGGCGCGGCTTCAACATCGAGAGCCTGGCCGTCGGGCCGACCGAGCACGAGGGCATCTCCCGGATGACCATCGTGGTCAACGTCGACCAGTCGCCGCTGGAGCAGGTGACCAAGCAGCTGAACAAGCTGGTCGAGGTCATCAAGATCGTCGAGCTCGACCCGACTGCCTCCGTGCACCGCGAGCTGGTCATGGTCAAGGTCGCCGCGACCGCGGAGAACCGCGGCGAGGTCCTCGACACCGTCCAGCTCTTCCGCGCGAAGGTGGTCGACGTGGCCCCCGACGCGGTGACCGTCCAGATCACCGGCAACGCCGGCAAGATCGCCGACTTCCTGCGCATCGTGGAGCCCTTCGGCATCCGCGAGCTCGTGCAGTCGGGCATGGTCGCGATCGGCCGGGGCTCCCGGTCGATCTCCGAGCGCTCCCTGCGCCCGGTCTCCGTGCCCGCGCCGACCGCTGTCGGCTCCTGA
- a CDS encoding acetolactate synthase large subunit, producing the protein MSEITGAQSLVRSLEAAGADDIFGIPGGAILPAYDPLMDSSIRHILVRHEQGAGHAAQGYAAATGRVGVCMATSGPGATNLVTPIADAYMDSVPMVAVTGQVGASMIGTDAFQEADIRGITMPITKHNFLVTDPADIPRTVAEAFYIASTGRPGPVLVDVAKSALQSMTTFQWPTELTLPGYRPVTKPHSKQIREAARLILEARKPVLYVGGGTIRSGASRELRVLAELTGMPVVTTLMALGAFPDSHPQHLGMPGMHGTVAAVAALQKSDLIISLGARFDDRVTGNLDSFAPHAQVIHADIDPAEIGKNRHADVPIVGDCREVISDLVVALQAEQDAGHTGDYEQWVAWLAGLKQRYPLGYEPPAEGLAPQYVIQRLSKIAGPEAIYTSGVGQHQMWAAHFVDYENPRTWINSGGLGTMGFSVPAAMGAKVGRPDATVWSIDGDGCFQMTNQELATCAIEDIPIKVAVINNESLGMVRQWQTLFYNERYSNTNLQRHGGPVRIPDFVKLADAYGCVGLACDSPDDVDATIEKAMEIDDVPVVVDFRVHRDAMVWPMVAAGTSNDEIKYARDLAPEWEEDEL; encoded by the coding sequence ATGAGCGAGATCACCGGCGCGCAGAGCCTGGTCCGGTCGCTGGAGGCGGCTGGGGCCGACGACATCTTCGGCATCCCCGGCGGCGCCATCCTCCCGGCGTACGACCCCCTGATGGACTCCTCCATCCGCCACATCCTGGTCCGCCACGAGCAGGGCGCCGGCCACGCCGCGCAGGGGTACGCCGCTGCCACCGGCCGGGTCGGCGTCTGCATGGCGACCTCCGGCCCGGGCGCGACCAACCTGGTCACCCCGATCGCCGACGCCTACATGGACTCCGTCCCGATGGTGGCGGTCACCGGCCAGGTCGGTGCCTCGATGATCGGCACCGACGCCTTCCAGGAGGCCGACATCCGCGGCATCACGATGCCGATCACCAAGCACAACTTCCTGGTCACCGACCCCGCCGACATCCCGCGCACGGTCGCCGAGGCGTTCTACATCGCCTCCACCGGTCGCCCCGGGCCGGTCCTGGTCGACGTGGCCAAGTCGGCGCTGCAGTCGATGACCACGTTCCAGTGGCCCACCGAGCTCACGCTTCCCGGCTACCGCCCGGTGACCAAGCCGCACTCCAAGCAGATCCGCGAGGCCGCCCGGCTGATCCTCGAGGCCCGCAAGCCGGTGCTGTACGTCGGCGGCGGCACGATCCGCTCCGGCGCGAGCCGCGAGCTGCGGGTGCTGGCCGAGCTCACCGGCATGCCCGTGGTCACGACGCTGATGGCGCTGGGTGCCTTCCCCGACAGCCACCCCCAGCACCTCGGCATGCCGGGCATGCACGGCACGGTGGCGGCGGTCGCGGCGCTGCAGAAGAGCGACCTGATCATCAGCCTGGGCGCCCGCTTCGACGATCGCGTCACCGGCAACCTCGACTCCTTCGCCCCGCACGCGCAGGTCATCCACGCCGACATCGACCCGGCCGAGATCGGCAAGAACCGCCACGCGGACGTCCCGATCGTGGGCGACTGCCGCGAGGTCATCTCCGACCTGGTCGTGGCGCTGCAGGCCGAGCAGGACGCCGGCCACACCGGCGACTACGAGCAGTGGGTGGCCTGGCTGGCCGGCCTCAAGCAGCGCTACCCGCTGGGCTACGAGCCGCCCGCCGAGGGCCTGGCTCCGCAGTACGTCATCCAGCGGCTCAGCAAGATCGCCGGCCCCGAGGCGATCTACACCTCCGGCGTCGGCCAGCACCAGATGTGGGCCGCGCACTTCGTGGACTACGAGAACCCGCGCACCTGGATCAACTCCGGCGGCCTCGGCACGATGGGCTTCTCGGTCCCCGCGGCGATGGGCGCCAAGGTCGGCCGCCCCGACGCGACGGTGTGGTCCATCGACGGCGACGGCTGCTTCCAGATGACCAACCAGGAGCTGGCCACCTGCGCGATCGAGGACATCCCGATCAAGGTCGCGGTCATCAACAACGAGTCGCTCGGCATGGTGCGCCAGTGGCAGACGCTCTTCTACAACGAGCGCTACTCCAACACCAACCTCCAGCGCCACGGCGGCCCGGTCCGCATCCCCGACTTCGTCAAGCTGGCCGACGCCTACGGCTGCGTGGGCCTGGCCTGCGACAGCCCCGACGACGTCGACGCCACGATCGAGAAGGCGATGGAGATCGACGACGTGCCCGTGGTCGTCGACTTCCGGGTCCACCGCGACGCCATGGTGTGGCCGATGGTGGCCGCCGGCACCAGCAACGACGAGATCAAGTACGCCCGGGACCTCGCGCCCGAGTGGGAAGAGGACGAGCTCTAA
- a CDS encoding 4a-hydroxytetrahydrobiopterin dehydratase: MIAPADRHVLTEAEVDAAVQDGLGDWRPLFGVLAARFETGDFTTGARLVAEVAGLADAMDHHPDVDLRYGAVEVRTWSHDVGGITRRDLRLAAAVSQVAAELEVGAVPGRLQSVEWALDTWDLAEVKPFWAAVLGLEEHDDEAVDPGGRWPSVWFQPTEQHVAAQLGAPRQRWHADVRVPPEAVEERMAAVLAAGGRLVSDDQAPAYWVLEDAQGNRACLTTWLGRGPGPAA; encoded by the coding sequence GTGATCGCCCCGGCTGACCGGCACGTGCTCACCGAGGCCGAGGTCGACGCGGCCGTGCAGGACGGGCTGGGGGACTGGCGCCCGCTCTTCGGGGTGCTGGCGGCGCGCTTCGAGACCGGCGACTTCACGACGGGTGCGCGGCTGGTGGCCGAGGTGGCGGGGCTGGCCGACGCCATGGACCACCACCCCGACGTCGACCTGCGCTACGGCGCGGTCGAGGTGCGCACCTGGAGCCACGACGTCGGGGGGATCACCCGGCGCGACCTGCGCCTGGCGGCGGCGGTCTCGCAGGTGGCGGCGGAGCTGGAGGTGGGCGCCGTGCCGGGTCGACTGCAGTCGGTGGAGTGGGCGCTGGACACCTGGGACCTCGCGGAGGTCAAGCCGTTCTGGGCGGCGGTGCTGGGCCTGGAGGAGCACGACGACGAGGCCGTCGACCCCGGCGGACGCTGGCCGTCGGTGTGGTTCCAGCCGACAGAGCAGCACGTGGCGGCCCAGCTCGGCGCGCCGCGCCAGCGCTGGCACGCCGACGTCCGGGTCCCGCCCGAGGCGGTCGAGGAGCGGATGGCGGCGGTCCTCGCGGCCGGCGGCCGGCTCGTCAGCGACGACCAGGCGCCGGCGTACTGGGTGCTCGAGGACGCGCAGGGCAACCGCGCCTGCCTCACGACGTGGCTCGGCCGGGGGCCGGGCCCGGCGGCCTAG
- a CDS encoding VOC family protein — protein MEQRLSFVTLAVRDVAAARAFYVDGLGWQPTYDGEDVLMVQVGERLVLSLWDLAAFEAEVGPAAEGPAPITLAHNVATREEVATVMAQMVAAGARRLSGPEEREWGGFTGYVADPDGYRWEIAWNPGPLGQQVLPAGQEVRP, from the coding sequence GTGGAGCAACGACTGAGCTTCGTGACGCTGGCGGTGCGCGACGTCGCCGCCGCCCGGGCCTTCTACGTCGACGGGCTCGGCTGGCAGCCGACGTACGACGGCGAGGACGTGCTGATGGTGCAGGTCGGTGAGCGCCTGGTGCTGAGCCTGTGGGACCTCGCCGCGTTCGAGGCCGAGGTCGGGCCGGCGGCCGAGGGGCCCGCACCGATCACCCTGGCCCACAACGTGGCGACCCGCGAGGAGGTCGCGACCGTGATGGCGCAGATGGTGGCCGCTGGCGCCAGGCGGCTCTCCGGCCCCGAGGAGCGCGAGTGGGGCGGCTTCACCGGGTACGTCGCCGACCCGGACGGCTACCGCTGGGAGATCGCCTGGAACCCCGGCCCCCTGGGCCAGCAGGTGCTGCCGGCCGGGCAGGAGGTGCGCCCGTGA
- a CDS encoding Pr6Pr family membrane protein, with the protein MSTYARPLHLTTAVVATAALVLQLVLVVNGEAVLDETNAPPTATAVARYFSYFTIQSNLLVAIGAWTLAADPGRDGRGWRVLRLAGLTGITVTALVHAVLLRPLLDLEGASWLADTLLHVAVPLLAVLSWLLVGPRPRTDPRSGALAMVWPVAWLVWTLVVGAVSGWYPYPFLDVAEEGALSVALTSLVITVLIVGVMALIGWLDRRLAARATPSGGSPGPRATAAGPRG; encoded by the coding sequence ATGAGCACGTACGCCCGACCGCTGCACCTGACGACCGCCGTGGTCGCCACCGCCGCGCTGGTCCTCCAGCTGGTGCTGGTGGTCAACGGCGAGGCGGTCCTCGACGAGACGAACGCACCACCCACGGCCACCGCCGTGGCGCGGTACTTCAGCTACTTCACGATCCAGTCCAACCTGCTGGTGGCGATCGGCGCCTGGACCCTCGCGGCCGACCCGGGGCGCGACGGCCGCGGCTGGCGGGTGCTGCGGCTGGCCGGGCTCACCGGGATCACCGTGACCGCGCTCGTGCACGCGGTGCTGCTGCGGCCCCTGCTCGACCTCGAGGGCGCCTCGTGGCTGGCCGACACCCTGCTGCACGTCGCCGTGCCGTTGCTGGCGGTGCTGTCCTGGCTGCTCGTGGGGCCGCGGCCGCGCACGGACCCGCGCAGCGGGGCGCTGGCGATGGTGTGGCCGGTGGCCTGGCTGGTGTGGACCCTGGTGGTGGGGGCGGTGAGCGGGTGGTACCCCTACCCGTTCCTCGACGTGGCGGAGGAGGGCGCGCTCTCCGTGGCGCTCACCTCGCTCGTCATCACCGTGCTGATCGTCGGCGTGATGGCCCTCATCGGGTGGCTGGACCGTCGGCTGGCTGCTCGGGCGACTCCTTCTGGAGGGTCTCCCGGGCCACGAGCCACGGCAGCAGGGCCGCGAGGCTGA
- a CDS encoding MFS transporter: MSTHDGGRAASATERASRPPIPGEIKVLIASAFVIAIGFGLISPVLPAYARSFDVGVAAASVVVSIFAFFRLLGAPGSGVLVARLGERWVYMTGLCVVAASSLLTAVAQTYWQLLVFRGIGGLGSTMFTVSAMALLVRLAPPTMRGRVSSAYASSFLIGGMLGPVLGGLMAGFGLRVPFVAYAVALVVAALVVGVKLSGASLRPDPTATPAPPMRLGEGLRDSAYRAALASAFANGWANFGVRVAVVPQFAVAVHDETWVAGVALAVAAAGTASSLQFSGRVADTVGRKPMVVLGLAVTSVTLGLMGFSESLLVLLVLSAVSGFGAGMVNPGQQATVADVIGNQRSGGTVLSTFQMAQDGGAILGPVLIGLVADRWGFEAAFVVTGFVSLAALLPWLVARETLQKESPEQPADGPATR; this comes from the coding sequence GTGAGCACCCACGACGGTGGTCGAGCAGCGAGCGCCACCGAGCGCGCGTCGAGACCGCCCATCCCCGGCGAGATCAAGGTCCTGATCGCCTCGGCGTTCGTCATCGCGATCGGCTTCGGGCTGATCAGCCCGGTGCTGCCGGCCTACGCCCGCAGCTTCGACGTCGGGGTCGCCGCGGCGTCGGTGGTCGTGTCGATCTTCGCGTTCTTCCGCCTCCTCGGCGCGCCCGGCTCCGGCGTGCTGGTCGCGCGGCTGGGGGAGCGGTGGGTCTACATGACCGGGCTGTGCGTCGTCGCGGCCTCCTCGCTGCTGACCGCGGTGGCGCAGACGTACTGGCAGCTGCTGGTCTTCCGGGGCATCGGCGGACTCGGCTCGACGATGTTCACCGTCTCGGCGATGGCGCTGCTGGTGCGCCTCGCGCCCCCGACGATGCGTGGTCGCGTGTCGTCGGCCTACGCCAGCTCCTTCCTCATCGGCGGCATGCTCGGCCCGGTCCTCGGGGGCCTGATGGCCGGCTTCGGCCTGCGCGTCCCCTTCGTCGCGTACGCCGTCGCGCTGGTCGTCGCGGCGCTGGTGGTCGGGGTCAAGCTGTCCGGCGCGAGCCTGCGTCCCGACCCGACCGCGACCCCCGCCCCGCCGATGCGACTGGGCGAGGGGCTGCGCGACTCGGCGTACCGCGCGGCGCTGGCCTCGGCGTTCGCCAACGGGTGGGCCAACTTCGGCGTGCGCGTGGCGGTGGTGCCGCAGTTCGCGGTGGCGGTCCACGACGAGACGTGGGTGGCGGGCGTGGCCCTGGCGGTGGCCGCGGCCGGCACCGCCTCGAGCCTGCAGTTCTCCGGGCGCGTCGCCGACACCGTGGGCCGCAAGCCGATGGTGGTGCTCGGCCTGGCCGTCACCTCGGTGACGCTGGGGCTGATGGGCTTCAGCGAGAGCCTGCTGGTGCTGCTCGTGCTCTCCGCGGTGTCCGGCTTCGGTGCCGGCATGGTCAACCCCGGCCAGCAGGCGACGGTGGCCGACGTGATCGGCAACCAGCGCAGCGGCGGGACGGTCCTGAGCACCTTCCAGATGGCCCAGGACGGCGGCGCGATCCTCGGGCCGGTGCTGATCGGGCTGGTGGCCGACCGGTGGGGCTTCGAGGCTGCCTTCGTGGTGACCGGGTTCGTCAGCCTCGCGGCCCTGCTGCCGTGGCTCGTGGCCCGGGAGACCCTCCAGAAGGAGTCGCCCGAGCAGCCAGCCGACGGTCCAGCCACCCGATGA